DNA sequence from the Malus domestica chromosome 11, GDT2T_hap1 genome:
TGATTTTAGGTCTTCCCATAGCCAAAATGGAAACCAAAAATCCTCTCTAAAATGCTAGTTTAAATGGCAGTCATGTTAGTGTTTCTTTGAAGCACCGTAttcttatatattttttggGATAGTTTAGTTGCGGTCTCTGGTCCCTAAATGTTATATATTCAAACCTTATGcattttagattttttattgaagtcccTCTCCTTCTACATAAATGacataataataaaagagatgCAATAATACCAATAAAGACTCAAccattttatcttatttttgcTTTCATTTACACTACCAATTTAATTGTTCAAAGTTGCTTATGGGTAATAATTGCTTATGGGTGCATTctagattataaaaaaaatgggatttttttttttataaaatgagtaCATTTATATGATAAAATTTGgctacattttacatataaaaaattggtacatttacataaaaacatgggtacattttatatagaaaacaatgggtacattttatattgaaaaaacaatggtacattttatattgaaaaaacaatggtacattttacattaaaaaattggtacattttacataaaaaatggtacttacaaaaaaaatagggatacattttatataacaaagtggtacatttgtaaaaaaaaaaaaaggtacattataaataaattatgggtaaaaataaaaggttaaaaaattatgagtacaaataaaggtttaaaaaataagggacaaaaagaaattaatatatgggtacaaattaaaatttaaaagaaaattggtacaatttaaactagaaatagaaatatatgataaaaagtttagccataaatataatatatcaactgtaacgtttctaacactaaatgaatatatttaaaataaaacttaGTTATCTTgacatgtaaatattttgtttttgaataatTAATGGCGTTTATTAAAACcgaaggaccttgatcaaaatttgaaaaggaataaggttttaattaaTGAAGTAGAAAAAATATGATGGAAACTTAATTTCTCCATATTTGTTTTCATTATAATTGGATGTCTTAATCATTTTGAATTTATCTATTTGTTCCGAAGAATATCCATGAGTGATGAGTTAATACATCTGCAACGTATATATGCTGGCAAATTGTAAATCATAACTATTCATTAGGTGGAAGCATATATATAATGTCCAATGTCTAATCTTGACTTACTTATAGGATCTAACCATATAACATGCATGCCATGCAAGATATAGTATCTAACGTATGATTTATAATTAATTCTTAAACATTTGTAATATAACTTCGTATAAATCATCTAACTTTCAAAAAATCCCCTGCATAAAAATAAAAGTCAGCCGCATGGGGTGGCTTAAAAGGAAGAAGATCAATGTACCTTGGGAGGAAGAAATTTTGGGATGGAAATAGCAGAGTCACCATTTTTCCGATTCTGAACTTGGCCCAAAACCTCGTGTACTTTCTCTTCTTGGTTCAGCATTCTTTGAAGCAAAGAAACCTATAAGAAACTTGTCAATGCAACTCTCTTATCATGGTCTAGAAGATGAATGATACGTTATATGACTACTAAACTTAGATTGTGAGAAAAGTTTAAGACTACTAAACTTAGATTAAGAGAAATTTAGTATCAAATTTGTCATCCACGAaagtaaaaatttaaaatttcttacttacaaatttttgttatacaaaattataagtttttcttcttttttttttttttttttttttttttttttttttttgaaaaggaaATTATAAGTTTTTCTTTAGTACTAGATACTACAACCTTTTTTCTAATTAAAATTGAAggttaaagaaaaataataggaGATAACCAATTAAAAACGGATCCCACACTCCACTTTTGTTTTATTGGTCCCACCACCGCTTAACCTTATTCTCTTTCTTCTCCGTTGCTGCAGCCCTACAGAGGCAAGGCCAACCAATTTTCTTGGCAGATCATACCACGCCAAACCCAGAAAATCAAATAGCATGCTTTCTAGAAGCCGCATAAGGGTTCAAAGTTCAAGCTTTCAATTTCCAAGTTACAAACCAAATAATTCCAACAAAAATAACCCACCAAACTAAATCAAACCCAACCAATCCCCAGATAAAACAGGTTACAACTAAATGCGAGCCCAGCTGATCGGTATGATTCGGTCTTAACTCTTAAGTGGTTCAAGATTATTGGTTGATAAAAATGGCGGTGCGGTGGTTTACCGGAATTAGTTAATATAATTATGGTGAAATGTAAGATTTTCATTGATGTAGAATGCTGGTACGGGATTACACTAAGGGGTATGGTTCTCATTTATTACTTCAAGGTTTTGGGGAACGAATTGAAACTGATTAGCAGTCATGAGTTTGCTATATCAGTACAGACTGGTGATGCTGGGTAaggaccactttttcaaaagttACACTTCAATAGTGACAGTTCAAACATTTTTGATTTCGTTTCCTTGACAAAGAGATGTCCTAAATTGGCCATGGGAATCCAATTGATATTAAGTTCATATTCTCTTTTAAAAATATGGCTCCCCAGCTGGAAGAACCAAAAGTTTGAAAGATAAACCATGAAAGCTTGACGAAATATAATGGTAAATAGTTATGGAGGCCTAAAAATGATAGCAAGTATTTAATCGAATTTGTATACATTTGTAACTCCTATCATGTGTGTAAACTAATAAAATATACTTGCTTTGAGCGCCAATATCTAAATTGGGAgatttttctatgtttttgAAATACGAGTCAGCACAAtacgtgttataatataagtagAGAGATGATAAATTTTTTAGTGTTCTTttacttgtattatgacacgtGTACCATTTATGTTTCGGGTGTAATAAAATCTCACTGCTAATCTAATAGTGCCAAATTGCTAGATACTCTTTGTTTAaacaactttaatcaaatattAATATTCAGAGATGGACTAGAATACCATCCTACGTACCTCTCTTTCAAGCTCCCTCCATCGTTGCCCCGAAAGTTTCTTGTTTCTCTGTATTTCCGAATTAACAAACTCTCATGCATAAgaaattgatcatgaaataGCTAGCGACAAAGAGTACTACTCTCAAGACTAACCAAAATAAATTGTAAAGATATTACAGATGGTATGTATTATGTAATTACATTTTTAACAGCATGATCAATAGCGTCATGGATTTATATGGAACTTACAATCTCCGATGGAGTGCGAACGGACAAGTTGCCGGGGCTCGCCATGAACAAAGCCTTTAACTTCAGCCAACTCCAGCGCCTACAAGAAGCAAAGTAAAGCCAAGAGGGTAAGATATTATTGGCAGTATTTTTGGTGAGGTTTTGGATATATTCAAAGTAGCGTTGGTGTGAGGACTTTATAAGGGTGGCTGCTACTGGTTGTTTCTGCTGTTGACGTTTGATTTGATGAATGGAAAGAACTTTGAGAGAAGATGGTGATGAGAGAGAGCTTTCAGgctgatgacgatgatgatgagGTTCATCATGTTGTGGGTGGGACATCATGCAGAGAAAATAAGAGGGGGTGGTGGTGGAGTGAGAGGTACGTGGGGAGTTTTTGGGGTTTGGCGTAGCTTGCAATTCTGGATTTGGGGTGGTTAGCGGTTATACCTTACAATTACAAAGATCTAAAGCTCTTGTATAATTATGGCAAATAGTAAACAcaatcatatgaatgaatgatCAATTACATGCTTTTACTTTCACCATATCTAGAAggaaaaaattcataaaatccGGAATATACGTACAAGTAAATGCTCTTATGTGAGACAATCTGTCAAGTTAAGTGAATAGATGTTTAAGTTGTCAAATTGTCAAATTGCAACCTCAATGGTCATATATTtttaggaactttaacgaaaagcaactggtactgttcactttaacgaaaaaccacatttttacactaaaaagtcaatcctagtactattcactttaccctttattttgtccttatcattaaaactcaaaagtttcaaactcttttcattagttttccttatattttttcttattatCAAAATATGTTATTCAGATTTTCATAGTTTGACATGTAGTCACTCAGGTTTAATCAAATAATTGTCCTCGTAATGATAAGGTTATCGGAAGATAGTCCttgtgataaaaaaatatattaagatTTAAACCCTCATGATGTAGtctatttacaaatttagtccaaaaacgATTTTTTCTGTTAATTGTCCGTTAAATGCAGAGGTAAATGAGGTAATAGATTCCCAAATTTCAAGACTTCCACGTCGCCGCAACCACCAGCACCATGTTAGCTGTCCACATTCTCCTCTTTCTATACATGGTGGTAAAGAGGGTCAATACCAAAAACAACCCGAACTTTCCTTCCCCCTCTTTAAAATGGACACCTCCAACAAACAAAAAGATTGTTCTCCAAATGCCGAGCTCAGACCTCAAGTCCTAAAGACCGTGGATTGTGGACCACGATCCCCAAGGCCGGAGCTCATattcaaattttcaaccaaCATATCGTTCCTCAATTTCATTCCTTGATTGCATTCCAATTCTAATTTCACCCcttcaaacaaaacacaactaAACAGTATCATACAAACATGCGTAggcaacataaatttaaaaaacgCAGAACCCTGTGGATACAGATCATAAAGATACAAGTGATATTGCACATCAAATGCGTAACTACAAACCTTCGGAGGAAGAGCTACACTGAATATATAAAATGCCACTGCTATCGAAGCCTACAGACTGGAAGAACTACCTAAAGGATATGCCACACTTACTCTTATCTACAGGTTGCCTCTATTTTAGTTCTTCTGCACGACTTCTCGATATCTTTAAAGACTCCAAGGATTTCCAATTATGTACAGAGGGAATGAATCGAAAGGATCAGAATGATTTCTCTACTTCTTTTGCAAGAGTACCATTAAAAAGAATGCAATCCCTCGAGTAACAATACCAGTGATGATGAGGAAGATTAAACTGCGGTTCCAATGATTGAGATCATATCCATTTTTCATTAGTGAACCACATCGTGTGATTAGCCACACTCCAGAGTAcctaaaattaaaagaaagaaagcaagaagcTCTAATGTCTGCTCGAAGGATGATGCACAATGATTTTGTAGAAATAACAGGTTATTCCAAACCTTTTGGCATTTGATATGACAAAAGCTTCCAAAGCCCACTTAGTGTAGCACAAATTAGCTATTCTTGAAACGAGTTTGTTCTCGTTGTAGTTTGCTACTAGAGTCAAAATGACTGGAAGAAGTACTGACCACTGCACGACAAAACATATGGCTTAAAACCGGAAAAAGAAAACACATGCAGATACATGAATACATTTGATTAATAGATCCTCAACGTGAAAAAAACATTCTTACCAGTTGGGCTGGCCCAGGTTCCAGGTATATGGACAGTGCATAAGCTATACCGGTTACGCAGTAAACCAGACAAATCAAAACAATGTAATTATCTATGATGGATGATCTTGGATTGTTGAAGAAATAGAACATAGAAAGATACACTAGAGGCTTCATGATTGTATTGAAATGATCAACTGTGTCCTTTGAAAGAAAGTACGCCAAACTACTCATGCCAGAAGAGCTCTCCCTCCAGTAATGCAATTTATCCAGTCCAAATGTTCTTAAAGCAGCAATCTTGCACAGGAGAGCTGAAATGCAAACAAAATTAGGAGGggtgagaagtaaaatatgtCTAGGTAAAAAGCTATGATTTCAGGACACGAGCATGAGTAGTGATTGGACATGAATGTGGGTGCCAACcacgtcaatttccaaaaataCATAACGCCATGCAAACAACTATAGGGTAATGTTCTTTTCACAAGCAATCCAGTGCTACAAGAATATTGCAGACTGTCAATTGAGAACATACATCCAAACAAGAATCCACTTGATCACTGATTCAGATCTATAGTTTAACTTCCTTCAAACAGTTTTCAGTTAACGTAAATAGAAATTTACCCTCATACACATTTGTTTGGTAAAAGCCCAgtaatttttttcctatcagTCATTAACAACTACCCCACCTTCCATAGCCATAGGCTGAAAAGCACTCACCATGAGACCACTTGTTAATACAATGAAAATTAGAAAAGAATATGGGAAATAGACATAAAAAGGTTGGCAAAGAGAGAGTCAGGTTTCCAGTGAGTATGAGAGGCCAAACTGGTGAGttactgttgaccctaaaaattacaaagcctacatgGCAATCAAGTCGAGTAACTGTTGAGCTAACTACATCCTTGTGAATGTGGGCGTGCCACCTTGTGACGGAGCTCGGTCGGGCAAGTAGAATAGATGTCATGGTGGTGTGGAGTGCATTGTTAACTTCTGCACTTAACTACGACTGAGGAAGGAACACCTATCGACCTAGGGTTCTAAAACCTAAAGACAAGGTTGCTAATTCATTGCAAAGATCAAGATTTTGCGTACCAAGTTCGGCTGCTTCAACTATATTCACAAGAATAAGTGCGCCGAATCGGTCTCAGACTGTAGGGGCAAAGACACTCAAAGGAAAGGAGTGTCTTTATAGTGagcgtggttcggccgtctaaATGCCGAACTATGAAGTGCACGAGAGTAATAGATCATAGAACACTTCAATTCACCGAGAAGCTAATGAAGTGACCTCTTTGGACGAAAAAATTAAGAACTCTTCTCTggccaagacttggatagataaccaaccaACAAGAAACGGTGTTGTTTACtagtccaaactgaagatgctcCTGAATCGCTTGATTCTACGGCCCCAATGTTGTTTAGTTATCCAAACTCAAGATGTCGCTAGTTGTCAACACAGTGCTGTTTACTtaccaaactgaagatgtgttgatgAGAGGGTTAGGATAGTATTTTTCTCAAGGTTATGAGAAAGGTTTCGCAAAGAGCAAGGGTTTTTGCGTAGAGCATTTTGAATTGTTTGTTGAGTTGAAGGGGCTTTTCACATTGCAAAACCTCTTCTGTTTATAAGGGTGAACTTCGTGATAAATAGGTTTGCCAAGGTAGAAGCCTGAGAGGACTACGCCTACTCCGCATTTACTTAGGATACTCTCTCTTTATCCCTTAATCCCTTCTTTAGCCAAACTCAATTCGGTCCAGTCTCGGCCTCTTTCTCTTGAACCAGGGTTCTGAACCTAGTCCCTTTATGCACTTGATTCATCCTCATCTGATCAAGCATACGTTCGAATCTTATCAGAACCTATCATGATCCTTAGCAATTTTAATTCACTTAAGACACGACCAAGCCACGCCTCAACCACATCTCAGCCTGATCCTTTAAAAGTCCTACTCTTATAGGGAGTCGGTCGAATCAGCACTATTTTGGGCTGAGAGCCAACTCGCCTGAGGAATCATTACTGGCCGAGAGTCATGGCCTTTCAATTCGGGTTATCCTATCTCGGCCCAAACCTATATTTCAGGGTTCAGGCCCAAACAGTTCAGGTATGTTGCTCTATTTTActcaaaaattaatttttactcAACAAACTACATACATGTAAATGGCATGGTCTAGTAACTTCTAATAAAGGCAAGTTTGATCATGAAAAAATCTGAGACCATAAAGTAAAATCACAGTTTAAGGAAGTGTGCAtaatcaagaaacaaaaagtagtTTACTTACACACTGATATGACTGTGTATGTATAACCAAGTGCACCAAAGGTTTCATCGCGCACTTTGGCAATTGTTCCTAAGCAGATTCCAGCTAGCAATAAAATCAGAAAATCTACAGCTTGTGTTCTAGCTTCTCGTAACCACTGCTTACAGGCCCTGTAAAATCCAGAAATACAAGAAGTCAAGTTGAACCATTCAAATCTATAATCTTAATGGAAGTTAGCAGTTGCAAATTTTGGGTAAAATAGACTCTGCTGGGGGTAACAGTCACACTCCAAGACAGTGGGCAAGCCTATGGATAATGGTTGATTGTCTAAGCCTTCACAGATAACCATGCTAATATCGTCTCAGCATCTTTATTCTTTTTCAGGTGTACTGGGAAAGTAAAAAATGATAAGTGCCATCCTTACTAGCATAATATGTATGTCCAACAGTGCAAAACATTATCCCCGCCCGCTCTTTTTCCACTTTACAGTTACAATCCCCAAGGTCTTAATGTTCCTTGCataataaaactcaacaaatttataCGACACTCATCATATTCATATGGTTAATATCTCATAGAGAAATAGGAATATTTTTTGCAACAAAATTACTAAAAATGGAATATCCACCTTCCGAGGAAATATTTATATTGCTGGAACACGCCAGGGTTAGTCCGCTCAGATAAGTCGTTTAATGTTataaaattatgttttaaagCGTCCTTCTTCACCTCAACATGACACTTGACATCCTTCCAAAAGTCTCTAGCAAAGGACTGTCCCTCAGATACAGCATTTGGAGTACTTCCTCCATGAGCTGAATTGTCACCTGCAGATGCAACCATCCCATCAACACTCTGAAGCATATCCATAGGAACTGGGTACCCATTATGAAGCATCCATCTAACAGGTAGTTGCTTATAGGTCACCCCTGTGGTTGTATTTGGTTTTACTATGCCTTCCAAAATATCAATGAAATAGTCTGGAGGGTTGACACGCTCAGGGACAGTAATCCCAAGACTACCAAAGTACTCTTCAATTTTCTTCACTGGTCCATGATACACTGTAAGTCCCCCTTTAGCCAGAAGGATCAAATCATCAAACATCTTGAACAAGGTATAGCTGAAGCACCCAAAATAGACAATTAGGAAAACGAACTACTTAAAAATGACTTCCAACGAATTTTAAATATTACTTTTCCTTCAAAGGTCCACAGAGTTTGGTACCCCAATTCCCAAGACGTGTTTTATGTATGCTCATTGTTTTACAAAGATTTGTAGTAAATGTTATGGGTTTTCACTTTCCTTCTCTGAGGATTCAATCTCATCCTAAGCATTTAGGAGTACAAATTgtagattaaaaaaatttaatataaaagtaAAAGCTAGCATACAAATAAAGTGTGTCCCGCAACCTTTAGCCAATTGTCTTTTCTACCTACCAAAGAAATAACCTTgaaaagaaatcaaattttaataaaatgatTTCCGAATCAATATCTATCTGAGTGTGATACAAAATGTAGGGACACATTGTGAATTGTTCATGTGAAAGAGAGGCTTTGTGTTCTAGGATATATCTGAAGTATTTAGAATGCTCTGAAGGATTTAAAAGCCCACAAAGAAAAACCATGCAAATGTTAAAATAAACAAGTTACCTCACAATGTGCATTCTTGTACTTACGAAAAGTTAAATTACCTAGGTTGGTGGACAACCATGCAAATGTTAACTCCTTCAAGAGCCTCACGTCGAAGAGCTTTCAGTAATAAAATAGAAGACGAACTATCCAAACCAGATGTGGGTTCATCTAAAATTAGAAGTGATGGTTCCATGACCATTTCCAGCCCAACATTTACTCGCTTTCTTTGACCTCCAGAGATTCCTCGCTTCTCCACCGTTCCAACCAGGGAATCCCGCACAGCCTGCAGACCCAAAGATTCAATAACCCTTTCAACGACTAAGACCTTCTCTGGTTTAGGCAGTTCAGCAGAAAGTCTACAATAACCAAAAATCCAGAAGAAAAGGATAGTAGAAGAACTAATGTCAGTACCAGTAAAAGAATGTGATCAAGGAggtaagaaaagaaacaaaattacgACAGAAAAGAGCAGAACAGTCCAAAACCGATCACAGTGTCATTGATATTGCCTATTAAGTGGCTCTACAAGCCTAAGTTCTATAGAATTGTGATCATATTTCGAATATGCAGAAAGATTGCATGAATCAACAGAGATGCAGGTTTCACAAATTTTATGAGAAATGCAGGCTCTGAAATTCAGAAAATACAGACTATCCAGAGACCAGGGAAAGCAGAAGAACAATGTcaagtaagaacatttcttGGTTGATTCCAAAAATAGCAGACATGGTACATACACGAAATTCAAACAAGAAATGAAAaatatgtataaaaaataacatttagAAGCTTAAAAGCTTTACTGTTTCATTTTTAGAATCCACATCTTTCGAGCTAGTAGTTGACTCAACATCAATATTTGGTAGGACGTGAACGTGTATTCACAAATTCACAGAACAATTATGAATCATATAAATGTCACTTTCTTTTTTGACGGACCACTCCTAGAACACCAAGTGCGACTTCCAAGATTATTAGAGTTCTATTATCTCGTAAAGCAAATGGACCTAAAGAAAGGAATCAAGAATTTGTTACTTCCagagattgaagtcatgaaTCTTAGGGCTTAATgaagtaattaaaaaccaaaccaaaccactaGATTCCAACACATGTACATGCTAGTCAGTAATATATTTTCACAAGAACATTTTGGAAGCATTGCACTTTAAATGTCAATGTTAGAAAACCACCCTGCATCATCAGATTAACAAATAAGAGGTGACAAGGAATGGGACATTCCAAACCCAAAGACCTCTTGCAACCAATTAGAAAACCATCGGACCCAAAGTTTAAGCTGTTAGAGAATGAGCCAACCACGTATACAAAACTACCAGCAACTATGCAAAGTAGTTGCATACCTGCATCTTGCACTAAACCAGAGATTCTCTTCAACTGTCAAATTTCCATGCACAATATCATCTTGTGGCACAAAGCCAATGATTTTCTTGTAACAGTGGATAGCTTCCATCTTTCCATTTACAAGTATCATACCACTCACTGTGCACCCCCTCACTTTTCCAACCAAGGCAGAAAGAAATGTTGTTTTTCCAGCCCCAGATGGACCCATGACAGCTGAAACCCGGCCAGGCGATATTTTCCCAGTCACACACCTCAATAGATGTTTGTTTTTCCCTTTCAACGTGAGAGTTAGATCTTTAAAAACAACCTCAATTGGAGGTCTCTTCCTGTTTTCAAGAACACCAGCCATTTGTATGACCCCGGAGAAGGTTAAGTTCGCATTCTGCTCCTGTAATGCCTTTTCCTTCTCAATTTGACCATATGCATACTTGAAAATTTGACTCTGAGTATGCAACTGCTTACCTTTCGGTGCTTTTGGTGC
Encoded proteins:
- the LOC103447909 gene encoding ABC transporter G family member 28 isoform X7, with amino-acid sequence MCLPEPSSVNLVVRVSSALEVLLACSLAQRVLTAHLQNSIMDLGYVSQIFHRYSYHLPPGKQNHTCGGAAQWADVVSSREVFCTGGSYCPSTIRKIPCSSGHFCRQGSTTEEDCFRMATCKSHSENQNITAYGIMIFAGLIFIFLVLYNFSDQVLATREKRQAKSRERAVESVRENAQAREKWKSAKDIAKKHAVGLSTQFSRTFSRRKSTKSDPLKGFGQAKPGSDAALPSMPTGIGEQSAGTSKGKEKEKRNLTQMINAIEEDPNSHEGFNLEIGDKNIKKEAPKAPKGKQLHTQSQIFKYAYGQIEKEKALQEQNANLTFSGVIQMAGVLENRKRPPIEVVFKDLTLTLKGKNKHLLRCVTGKISPGRVSAVMGPSGAGKTTFLSALVGKVRGCTVSGMILVNGKMEAIHCYKKIIGFVPQDDIVHGNLTVEENLWFSARCRLSAELPKPEKVLVVERVIESLGLQAVRDSLVGTVEKRGISGGQRKRVNVGLEMVMEPSLLILDEPTSGLDSSSSILLLKALRREALEGVNICMVVHQPSYTLFKMFDDLILLAKGGLTVYHGPVKKIEEYFGSLGITVPERVNPPDYFIDILEGIVKPNTTTGVTYKQLPVRWMLHNGYPVPMDMLQSVDGMVASAGDNSAHGGSTPNAVSEGQSFARDFWKDVKCHVEVKKDALKHNFITLNDLSERTNPGVFQQYKYFLGRACKQWLREARTQAVDFLILLLAGICLGTIAKVRDETFGALGYTYTVISVSLLCKIAALRTFGLDKLHYWRESSSGMSSLAYFLSKDTVDHFNTIMKPLVYLSMFYFFNNPRSSIIDNYIVLICLVYCVTGIAYALSIYLEPGPAQLWSVLLPVILTLVANYNENKLVSRIANLCYTKWALEAFVISNAKRYSGVWLITRCGSLMKNGYDLNHWNRSLIFLIITGIVTRGIAFFLMVLLQKK
- the LOC103447909 gene encoding ABC transporter G family member 28 isoform X1, which codes for MSREHLQILSVRVFSLLVFSSGFFSSPLPRAAGQDSEGRDGGSRVYDLATELVLSRYSNLTHVFRDELLKKFGFCIIDVDEDLNGAFNFSQDSSFITNCAKKMAGGTIGEILGRLCTAAEMQIYAGGILQTKKTTYLKPNKNCNLSAWISGCEPGWACASAEQVELKNRTYVPARTVECQPCCEGFFCPRGLTCMLPCPKGAYCPLAKLNNGSGICEPYSYHLPPGKQNHTCGGAAQWADVVSSREVFCTGGSYCPSTIRKIPCSSGHFCRQGSTTEEDCFRMATCKSHSENQNITAYGIMIFAGLIFIFLVLYNFSDQVLATREKRQAKSRERAVESVRENAQAREKWKSAKDIAKKHAVGLSTQFSRTFSRRKSTKSDPLKGFGQAKPGSDAALPSMPTGIGEQSAGTSKGKEKEKRNLTQMINAIEEDPNSHEGFNLEIGDKNIKKEAPKAPKGKQLHTQSQIFKYAYGQIEKEKALQEQNANLTFSGVIQMAGVLENRKRPPIEVVFKDLTLTLKGKNKHLLRCVTGKISPGRVSAVMGPSGAGKTTFLSALVGKVRGCTVSGMILVNGKMEAIHCYKKIIGFVPQDDIVHGNLTVEENLWFSARCRLSAELPKPEKVLVVERVIESLGLQAVRDSLVGTVEKRGISGGQRKRVNVGLEMVMEPSLLILDEPTSGLDSSSSILLLKALRREALEGVNICMVVHQPSYTLFKMFDDLILLAKGGLTVYHGPVKKIEEYFGSLGITVPERVNPPDYFIDILEGIVKPNTTTGVTYKQLPVRWMLHNGYPVPMDMLQSVDGMVASAGDNSAHGGSTPNAVSEGQSFARDFWKDVKCHVEVKKDALKHNFITLNDLSERTNPGVFQQYKYFLGRACKQWLREARTQAVDFLILLLAGICLGTIAKVRDETFGALGYTYTVISVSLLCKIAALRTFGLDKLHYWRESSSGMSSLAYFLSKDTVDHFNTIMKPLVYLSMFYFFNNPRSSIIDNYIVLICLVYCVTGIAYALSIYLEPGPAQLWSVLLPVILTLVANYNENKLVSRIANLCYTKWALEAFVISNAKRYSGVWLITRCGSLMKNGYDLNHWNRSLIFLIITGIVTRGIAFFLMVLLQKK
- the LOC103447909 gene encoding ABC transporter G family member 28 isoform X5, translated to MSREHLQILSVRVFSLLVFSSGFFSSPLPRAAGQDSEGRDGGSRVYDLATELVLSRYSNLTHVFRDELLKKFGFCIIDVDEDLNGAFNFSQDSSFITNCAKKMAGGTIGEILGRLCTAAEMQIYAGGILQTKKTTYLKPNKNCNLSAWISGCEPGWACASAEQVELKNRTYVPARTVECQPCCEGFFCPRGLTCMLPCPKGAYCPLAKLNNGSGICEPYSYHLPPGKQNHTCGGAAQWADVVSSREVFCTGGSYCPSTIRKIPCSSGHFCRQGSTTEEDCFRMATCKSHSENQNITAYGIMIFVSGLTHSFKIKMANAGLIFIFLVLYNFSDQVLATREKRQAKSRERAVESVRENAQAREKWKSAKDIAKKHAVGLSTQFSRTFSRRKSTKSDPLKGFGQAKPGSDAALPSMPTGIGEQSAGTSKGKEKEKRNLTQMINAIEEDPNSHEGFNLEIGDKNIKKEAPKAPKGKQLHTQSQIFKYAYGQIEKEKALQEQNANLTFSGVIQMAGVLENRKRPPIEVVFKDLTLTLKGKNKHLLRCVTGKISPGRVSAVMGPSGAGKTTFLSALVGKVRGCTVSGMILVNGKMEAIHCYKKIIGFVPQDDIVHGNLTVEENLWFSARCRLSAELPKPEKVLVVERVIESLGLQAVRDSLVGTVEKRGISGGQRKRVNVGLEMVMEPSLLILDEPTSGLDSSSSILLLKALRREALEGVNICMVVHQPRACKQWLREARTQAVDFLILLLAGICLGTIAKVRDETFGALGYTYTVISVSLLCKIAALRTFGLDKLHYWRESSSGMSSLAYFLSKDTVDHFNTIMKPLVYLSMFYFFNNPRSSIIDNYIVLICLVYCVTGIAYALSIYLEPGPAQLWSVLLPVILTLVANYNENKLVSRIANLCYTKWALEAFVISNAKRYSGVWLITRCGSLMKNGYDLNHWNRSLIFLIITGIVTRGIAFFLMVLLQKK
- the LOC103447909 gene encoding ABC transporter G family member 28 isoform X9 gives rise to the protein MCLPEPSSVNLVVRVSSALEVLLACSLAQRVLTAHLQNSIMDLGYVSHTAIIYLLGSKTILVEEQLSGLMSLVVERYSVPVDHIVRQPSEKSLAVVDTFAGKVRQLRKAGLIFIFLVLYNFSDQVLATREKRQAKSRERAVESVRENAQAREKWKSAKDIAKKHAVGLSTQFSRTFSRRKSTKSDPLKGFGQAKPGSDAALPSMPTGIGEQSAGTSKGKEKEKRNLTQMINAIEEDPNSHEGFNLEIGDKNIKKEAPKAPKGKQLHTQSQIFKYAYGQIEKEKALQEQNANLTFSGVIQMAGVLENRKRPPIEVVFKDLTLTLKGKNKHLLRCVTGKISPGRVSAVMGPSGAGKTTFLSALVGKVRGCTVSGMILVNGKMEAIHCYKKIIGFVPQDDIVHGNLTVEENLWFSARCRLSAELPKPEKVLVVERVIESLGLQAVRDSLVGTVEKRGISGGQRKRVNVGLEMVMEPSLLILDEPTSGLDSSSSILLLKALRREALEGVNICMVVHQPSYTLFKMFDDLILLAKGGLTVYHGPVKKIEEYFGSLGITVPERVNPPDYFIDILEGIVKPNTTTGVTYKQLPVRWMLHNGYPVPMDMLQSVDGMVASAGDNSAHGGSTPNAVSEGQSFARDFWKDVKCHVEVKKDALKHNFITLNDLSERTNPGVFQQYKYFLGRACKQWLREARTQAVDFLILLLAGICLGTIAKVRDETFGALGYTYTVISVSLLCKIAALRTFGLDKLHYWRESSSGMSSLAYFLSKDTVDHFNTIMKPLVYLSMFYFFNNPRSSIIDNYIVLICLVYCVTGIAYALSIYLEPGPAQLWSVLLPVILTLVANYNENKLVSRIANLCYTKWALEAFVISNAKRYSGVWLITRCGSLMKNGYDLNHWNRSLIFLIITGIVTRGIAFFLMVLLQKK